CCCGGATGGAGCGCGACGGCTCCCCGGGCGCCGGCCGTGAGGACGCAGACCGCGCCGCCCGCCTCGGCCAGGAGCCCGGCTGCGGCCTCGCTGCTCGATTCCTCGCGCCCCAGGCATGCGGCCGCGGCGCGGGCCTCGTGCTCATTGACGACGAGGACGTCCGTCACCGCCAGCAGCGCGCGCAGATCGTCGCGGTCGAGCGTCGCGGGCACGGGAGCGAGGTTCCAGAGCACGCGCCCGCCCGACATCCGCGCCCGCCGCGCAACCTCGTGCGATGCGGCGAGGGGCACCTCCATCTGAAGAATCAGCGTCGCCGCAGCGGGGACCTCCGTGAGGGCCCCCGCGCTCAGCGCCGCGTTGGCGCCGCTCGCCACCGTGATAGCGTTCTCGCCCTGCGCGTCGACGGTGATGAAGGCGCAGCCGGTCGCCTCCGGTCCGACGGTCACGCGAGCGACGTCGACGCCGTTCGCCGCGAGATTGTCCCTCGACATCCGGCCGAAGGCGTCGTCGCCGACGCGGCCGACCATCGCCACGGATCTCGGCGCCGAGACGCGGGAGGCGGCGACGGCCTGGTTCGCGCCCTTGCCGCCGAACAGGGTGGCGTAGCCCGGCGACAGGACCGTCTCGCCGGGACGCGGGATCGCCGCGACCTCGGCCACGAGATCGACGTTGATCGAGCCGAAGACGAGGATCATCGATCCCGCCTCCTCAGCCTTCCGCGTCCATGGCGTGAAGCTTCTCGACCCGGCGGCGGAAATCCGCGTCGGTGGAGAACTCGGCCTGGAGGTAGGAGGCAATCAGGTCCTTGGCGAGCCAGGGCCCGACGATCTGGGCGCCGATGCACATGACGTTGACGTCGTCGTGCTCGACGCATTGATGGGCCGAATGGATGTCGTGGCACACCGCGGCGCGGATGCCCTTCATCTTGTTCGCCGCGATCGAGGCGCCGACTCCGGTGCCGCAGACCATAAGGCCGCGATCCGCCTCGCCCGAGGTCACCTTGCGGGCGACCTCGCGGGCGATGTCGGGGAAGTCGACGGGTTGGTCGTCGAACGAGCCGACGTCGATGACCTCGTGCCCGAGGGCGCGCACGTGGTCGATCACGGCTCCCTTGAGCATCCAGCCGGCATGGTCCGATCCGATCACGAGCCGCATGTCACGTCACTCCGTTGGTGGCGGGCCGGGGCAGCAGCGCCGCGGCCCGGTTGGCGGTCACAGCCCGCGGTGTCACGAGCCGCGCATCTCGGGCGGCAGCTCGGCGCCGTGGTACTTCTTGTAGATCGCGTTGAGCTTGCCGTTCCGGAGGTTGTCGGCGATCCAGGCGTTCAGCCTCTCGACGAGCCGAGGCTCGCCCTTGCGCACGCCCATCGCGAGGTCGAAGGTCGTGATCGGCACCTTCGGCTCGAAGGCGCGCGATGGGTTCTTCACGCCGATCTGGCCCACGATCGTGGCCGAGGTCGCGACGCAGTCGGCCTGTCCCGACACCGCGGCGGTGACCATCGTCGCGTCGTCGTCGTAGCGCGCGATCTTGAGGTCGCGGTCGCGCATGTTCGTGAGCGTGGTGTCCTGCGTCGTCCCGCGCGACACCGCGATCGTCTTGCCCTTCAGGTCGGGCCAGTCCTTCGCCTGCATCGCCGTCAGGCAGCCGACGACC
The sequence above is drawn from the Methylobacterium terrae genome and encodes:
- a CDS encoding ribokinase, with translation MILVFGSINVDLVAEVAAIPRPGETVLSPGYATLFGGKGANQAVAASRVSAPRSVAMVGRVGDDAFGRMSRDNLAANGVDVARVTVGPEATGCAFITVDAQGENAITVASGANAALSAGALTEVPAAATLILQMEVPLAASHEVARRARMSGGRVLWNLAPVPATLDRDDLRALLAVTDVLVVNEHEARAAAACLGREESSSEAAAGLLAEAGGAVCVLTAGARGAVALHPGGARTVAAAASIRPVDTTGAGDTFVGILAAALDEGRSWPSALARACRGASLACLTPGAQTGMPTAGMLIADPVDPSDPS
- the rpiB gene encoding ribose 5-phosphate isomerase B, encoding MRLVIGSDHAGWMLKGAVIDHVRALGHEVIDVGSFDDQPVDFPDIAREVARKVTSGEADRGLMVCGTGVGASIAANKMKGIRAAVCHDIHSAHQCVEHDDVNVMCIGAQIVGPWLAKDLIASYLQAEFSTDADFRRRVEKLHAMDAEG
- a CDS encoding transporter substrate-binding domain-containing protein — its product is MGRPLLAALAAAAALAAAHGTARADLLDDVMKAKKIRVATDLAIPPSGMIDANLKPIGSDVETAQLLAKDLGLELEFVQTTGATRIPNVQTSKADLIVSTLSVTPERAKVIDFTKPYAALQSVVGCLTAMQAKDWPDLKGKTIAVSRGTTQDTTLTNMRDRDLKIARYDDDATMVTAAVSGQADCVATSATIVGQIGVKNPSRAFEPKVPITTFDLAMGVRKGEPRLVERLNAWIADNLRNGKLNAIYKKYHGAELPPEMRGS